The Aspergillus luchuensis IFO 4308 DNA, chromosome 6, nearly complete sequence genome segment CAGAAGGTCCTCAAAAAGGTCTCTTCCTGAACTACTTTTGAAAGACCAAAGTCTGACAATTTCACTCGGAGGGGATCAAGAGACGAAATCAAGATATTGTCTGGCTTGATATCTCGATGCGTGATCTTCCGTTTGTGTAGATAGTGGAGTGCATGCAAAATCTGTCGCGCCATGGTCCTAACCTGGGCCTCTGCGATCCTGCCATGCGACTGCAAGTAAGTGGACAGCTCTCCACCGGGAACATactccatgatgatgtataTCCATCTGTCGTGCTCGTGATGGTCGACGTATTGAACAATATTGGGCTAAAAGGCATTGTTATAAGTAGGAGCGTCAGGAATTTCTTTTGAGGTTACTCACGTGCTTCAGATCTTTCATGATCTGCATTTCATTGTCAACTTTCTTGTCGAGTATGCCATTTTTCATCCAGCGGCGCTTGTCGAGTTCTTTGGCTGCATATACAGAACCATGCTGCTTCGTGGCGAGTTTGTAGACCGTTGCAAAGGCTCCCTTGCCTATTTGCCCCGTCACGTTGTAAATCGAACCTCCAGACCAGTGCATGCCGTACGTATTAGGTGAAGCGATCTGCAGAGCGGGCGCGGGAGTAGTACGAGCTCTGGGTTGCGCTGCACCTGCTCTTTGCGTCTCGATCTTTTCGAAGTAGCGAAGCATATTTTCAGTGTACTGCATGACAAAACCTTCCCGGGACGGCAGGCGCACAATGAATCTGACTTCCTCCGAAGACTGCCCCTCCCCATTTGGCACCTGAATGACGGAACCATTGACTAGCATGCGGCTCTTCTCACGTGAAATCTTGCGAAGACGGCAATTGTCTACGATCGTTCCATTGGTGGAGGTGTCCTCCAGCATTATGATCCCATCTTGCGTAAGATAGATGCGGAAGTGCGTGTTCGAAATACGTTTCGAGTTAGCATCGGCAATGAGAAGATCGCAGCGAGCCCTGTTCCGTCCGAAGCAAAAGCCCGTGTTTGCGTCATACACTTCCGATGACAGTCTAAGAGCGAAGTCCAAAGCTGCGGTATCTGAACATTCATATTCTAGCGCATCCCTTTGTAGGATGTGCTGCGGGGCGTGGCGCGCAGTTGCGGCTACAGCATCATGGGCTGCAGGTGAATTTGGGTGTAAGATACAAACAATGTCCGTCAGATCATCCTCGTGGAGGGCCGAATTGTTGTAGCCCATGCGGCGAGGGTCCGTGCATGGCTGAGTGGACTCCTGGGTCGCCTCCATCTGCAcggatattgatgatgacgtCGAGGGCTGACAGGAACAGTGCGACTGCCGGGAAAGGtatgaatataataaaggaaGACAGAAAAATGCAAAAGCAGACTATTTGACAAGACAAACACTGAAGGGTATATGTGCGGGACTCAAGTAGAGAAATGAGAATAGAACTTTGCGTAGCCAAGGCGATGATCAACAGGACTCCATATCATAGACCTATTGGGGGTATAAGCCTTGCTAGCATTGAAGTTGATTGCTTATATGCTCGAATAATTCTTGCAGCAATGCAGGAAGGTATGAATGACCTTACCTTGCGAGCAACCAAACGACAGCACCAGCCCGCGCGATGTTCCAACAACTTTAGAGAGCGCACCCCGAAATCACACCCAGCTTATCCAAGGCCTGGTGTATGCGATGATAAACTGGCAGGAACGAGGCCAGTAGATGTACCAAACAAGACTTTATACAGTGTGCCTTCCAGCGATAGGCAGCGAGGTCTCAAAGTATCTCAGTCGTGATGGATAGCTCCAGGCTTGAAAGCCAACCAGATTGGGTCCTAAACTGCTCAGGAATTCGTAGTGTTGGACCATTGAAGCAAGGAGCAAAAAGAGAATCCGTCGAAGGGGTTTTGGGAGGGACACCGGGCGTATTTCTATAGCAGGTTCCTGGTATTAGTCAAGGATGCCCATGTCACAAACAACAGTGCACAGAGAAACGGAAAGTTAGACTCACACAGTTAGCAAACTCTCCACCAACTATCTACTGCATTGCCAGGCTCAAGAGATGCAATAGAGGGAGCTTGAAAGGTGGAGCCAGGGACGGAGACGAGACAAGAGACTGTCCGACAGGAGTCGTCGTCCGAGAAacatgcagcagcaaggcTGGGGTGATAAACCGCAGCTCTTCAATTTGAAAGTCCAGCAGAGCCCCAGGCACCAACAAGGCAGAACCCCGGATGGCCGCACCTGAGCCAATAAGAGTGCGCCTTGCATAGGCGGGCGGGACACACCGCATCTAACGATTCCGTGGATCCAACGCGTGACACTCGACTTTAGATCGATTTACCTCCTACGTAGTAGTGATTCGGGTCGGGTCTATGCTATATCCTAAATCCACTAGCGCTATTGTTTCAACGACTTTCTTATGATTTACTTTGGTCAGTGCTACGCTCAAACGTTCTTGCTCAAAGCTGCCTCAAACACCTGCTCGAGTCGAGAGAGGGACTCTTCGGATACCTCTGCATTCATGTTAGATCAATATGAGAATATACTTCACATGGCAAAGGGATACTCACGGTAGTGGACGACGATACGACTACCTCCAAGCTTCAAACCCTTTTCACGTCCAATCTCAGCCAGGTCATCAGGCCCCAATCCCGATCCCTCAACGTCCAACCACACCATGTTGGTCTCTACGGGGTGGGATAGCTTGCCTCCACGGCTAGTCCACATATCGGCAaccttctttgctttttgatgAGACCCTAGAAGCTTCCCTTGCTGTCCGTTGGGGTCGGGTCCGAATGTCTCCTCAACTGCGACGCGGGCTGCTGCAGAGATGACTCCAGCTTGAcggacaccaccaccaatggaCTTGCGAAACCATCGAGCTTTTTTGATGAACTCGTTCGAGCCAACGATAATACTTCCAATGGGAGCACCGAGGCCCTTCGAGAAACATAGACTCACGCTGTCGAATAAAGTAGCGTAGTCAGGCAAACTGCCAGCACCGGACACCACTGCTTCCCAAAGTCTCGCACCATCCAGATGGACCttgatattattttgatGAGCCCATTCAGTGATGCGCCGAGCCTCAGAAAGTGGCATAACCAGTCCATCCAACGTGTTCTCAAGACTGATGAGCTTCGTAGGACAGTAGTGGATGTTATCGCTGAGTACCGCATGCTTTTTGATATCCTCCAGAGTAAGGTGGACACCATTCTTCGGGATAATGGGCATGACCGTGGCGCCCGTAAGGGAGCTTACTCCACCAGCCTCGTAGCAGATGATATGAGACCGGTGATCGCACAGGACAGAATACGGAGGTTCCTTCAGGTGAGTGCGGATGGCAACCTGGTTGCCCATCGTGCCGGACATGACCAAGAGAGCGCTCTCATGTTGAGTACGCTCTGCCACATAAGCTTCAAGATCATTTGTCACTGGGTCTTCACCGAAGACATCGTCAAGAAGTGTGGTCTGGCAGATAGCCTCGAGCATTGCCGGAGTTGGCTTGGTCATTGTATCACCTTACGACACATAATTCTCAGCAAAAAGCGCACATCACATCGGCAGCATTCTTCTGCTATGAGTCATACTCACTTCTCAGGTCAAACTCAGCTGCACCGGCACCCTGCCACGTGCTGGGTCTGCTCCCATTGGAAGCTGTTGATACGCTAGCCATGGCGATCCTGGAACGGTATGCGAATCTTGGAATTGGGAGGGATGGCCTTAGAGGAAACAAGGATCGAAGAGAATAGCGGACCAAGGATCCCATCGAGTCTCAAACTGAAATGATAACAGGGCCAAGGCAAGAAGCAAGTAGGCGGCGGCAACGAATTGGCTGTTAATCTAACGGGCATGCGGGGGACATTCCGAGGGGAAGCAAAAAGTGACTAATCACCGATAGGAACAATGGAGGAGATTCTCCGGAATGATGTGATTCGACAATGAGATGGACCCCGGCGGTGCATGGTTTATACTGGATTCGGCctagtttctttttcacGATTAATTATTGGAGTATATGCGCTTTTCTAGTAGACTTATCACGTCTTGAGCATCACTACAGCTTGATGGATGCGGCTGCGACTATAGAGCTTAGATGTTAACTAACATGTTGCTCAGCAAttgcatcatcctccaatTTTGATATCTCTGACGTCTCCACAAGCAGACCTTACAGTTCCATTCACCCATTTGCAAACTTCAGCAAAGCTTCACGAAGCCATGTTCCACTCCAACATCTTCTGTAGGCGAAGGATCTTAGAGAGACTTCGATCCATCCACTTAATTCGGGGTGCGACGACATACTACGCGCCTATTGTAGAAGAATCATATGAACTATGACAAGGCTAACCAAAAACCCCGCATGTCAAGACTACTTCTAGTTTGTTTTCAGCAGGtgaaaatttttatatttcataCTCTCCTGGAAATTTAACTTCTCCGATGGGGGATGTCCGAGTAGATTTGTGATCTGACCAAGGCGGGGTCAGAAATAACGAGCAGGAGAGGGATAGAAACAAGGAATCGTAAGAGTCAGGATGTGACAGGTGTGCTGGTAGATATCTGGCAGCCTGCATGTAGGTAGTAGTTAGTTTAGCACTAAGAAATAAACAGGCGTTTTGGTACAGAAGTTGATTGGAAGCCTTGTTTAAAGTCTCACCTGCATATCTGGCTGTAACGGGAGAAAAGGCCAGTGCTCTCCTCCATACACTAAGTCATTTATAGCAAAAGGCCATGTATTGAGGTGAACCTATTGCATGATCGAGTTATCAGTCGTTGGAGTCTCTGTACATATGATAAAATTGTATATTTGGTAGCAATGTCAAGAGTTTAGACATTGAAGTAGCGGAAGCTATAGTTGGCTGCTCAGGAGAAGCCATCTCGGTAAGTAACAATACGTAAAAGATACGCGGAGGGGAGCGGAAGCCGGGCCCAGCCACTGAAGGAGAAACACGGAGGGCCGGGTATGACGACAGTGAAACGCGTGCGGCCCTTATCGATAGCCTAATCGGGAATGGTCGACCCGCCAACGTGTCTCCATTGACGGCTGAGTCAGCAGTCGAGATCCCTCTGGACTTTTGCGGGCAGGTTTGCGCCCTGACTTTGGTTCATCTCGCAACTTCACGCGGGCTCACGGCCATACGCTCTTTCAAGGCCTGGGTTCCAACGTGCTTCCCCCTCATGTCCACCGTCATGGATCTTTCTCGGCTTACCCGTCCGGCAATCCTCTGCCAGTGCTCGCGATGCTCGAGTTCGTTGGCTGCGCTCGAGAACGAGTGGGCTAAACTCTCGAATTCTTACTCCATAGTGGCTGGGTGGCTGAGCGTCGAGCTGCATCgcatttccatctcctcggagaagaagcaaattCCGCATTCATCAGAGCTGAGCACCCTACGAGGCCGGATCCTCCAGGAAATCTCCTGTAAGCTCTGTCAACAGAAGTTGGGCGTGCTATGCTCTCTAGACAATGGGTAAGTGGGCATCATTCTTGTTTCACGCTTCTCAGCTAACACAGAAATAGCCCGAATATCTTCTGGAAGTTATCGAAGGTGTCGTTTCGAGAAATTGTAACCATGCGCACAGTGGAGCCCGTATTCAAGGATGGATCGCTCGAACGCATTCTATGTCCGACTCCCCCCTCCCGACAAGACCGAACCCCAGTCCATGTCGGGGCCCTGGTACCCACTACCTCGACGGAGTTAGACCCCTACAACTTGTCTATGGAACAACAGATCCAGCACCAAGGGCTGAGCCTCGATCACATCACAAGTTCCGTCAGCAACCTTCACGATACCATGTCCGAGTTGAAGAACGCATTCACCGCTTTGCGCATCGAATTGAACGGCCCAGGTCGGTTCACATCCGATATGGGCACCCCCGCTAGCAAGGACATGATGATCGCAACGGTATTGAAGGAACTCAGATCCAAAGCTGATGAGATCGAAAGACTGAAGCTCGAAAACGAAGCACTCAAGCTGAAGAACCGTTACGCGGAAGAGCAAACGCTCAAACAAGCACaaccgccaccgccaccacacTTATATGCCGACACAACAATACTCGCAGAAGTACGAAGCCCAGGCTTACTACAAGGAAGTCGGAAGCGGCCCTGGCCAGACTCATTTCCGAGCGGACGCACCCAACCGATAGGAGATTCGTTCGACGAAGACTCCTCGGACAGCATCGCAGACTTCTCCTTAGAGGACGCAAGTCTACCCCCAGTCAAAATCCCACTGAAGGACTCCACATCCATGTCCACAACAGACAAGACAACCCACGAACCCACACCATCAGGCTCTCCCAAACTGCACATCGAATCAAACTcgcaacgacaacaacaacagcagcaacaaaccCCTAACCATGATAACGACCTTAACAACCACCACGACAACAACTCTGCCACATCCCACCGAGAAGCCATAGTAAAACGTCCGCGCCTATCTCAATCAACAGACAAACCCACAACCAGTGGACGAAGACCCGGCCGACCCCCGCGCAAATCATTTAGCCAAACCGCCAAACccgacatcaccaccaccactaccaccaccaccaccaccaacaatcaAAGTCCCAAATCTACCCCACTGACCGAGCAAAACGGCAACGCGCACAAAGATTCCCAATTCGACGAATCCAGTCCCAGTGACACCCGCACCACAAAGGAGAACCGACCCGCTCACTCGCGAAGCCTGCGCAGCAGATCGCGGCCCCCGTCACGGCGCCAATCCGCAGCAGCTAACGCCGACTCACGTCCATTGGAGCCGGAGCAAACTGCACAGAATGGGTATCAGAATGGGGACGACGTACCAGACCACACTGAacagcgacaacaacaacagcaacagccaaCGCCCCCCTTACACACGGGCAAAGAAAACTCGCATGGCGGCGCAAACGGCGTGCACAAGCCCGATTCACGAGAGAAGCGCAAAGCACAGTCCGCAGCGCGAGACATCATGGTACGATTAGCTATGCAGCGTGAAGAAGCAATGGAGACTGAGGATTCGCGATGAGAGCGAGTGATGTGGGATTATTGaaacaaaaaacaaaaagtcTTCTGTTTTGATACacaaaagcaagcaagctaGACTGACCCGCTCACTTtaatttcccttttcttccttctttctatCAACTGTATTATCTATACTCTATCTTTGGGTGATGTGAcatcccttctttttcttctctcatgTGTTTGTACAAAAAGTGgctccctttctctttctttttttcttctacaCACATATCTATAGGATCACCCCGCCACCTTACTATTTACTAGCTCTTCGATGGCGCCATCTTTTCGACTCATCTGCCCACTAGGCCGAATTGCCAGTCTAGCTTTTCTGCACAATGATATCCCCACATTGGGTGTGATCCAGCCCAATTCTTATCCAATCAATCCAAAAATGTCCGATATGATATGGCTCCAGCTTATGTCTTGCCTATTTCTCCGTGATAGAACGTAGATACTAGGCAGTTGAGCAGTGGACGAGTAGTTGTCGATCAGAAGCACGGCTCGAATACCCATAATCTAGAGGTCAAAGCATGGGGAATTTCCGTAAGAAGCCCCGAAAGGCATTCGTGACAAGCGAGCCAAACCACCAGGACCTGTATCTTGAACCCGGTCTGCTGCCTGGTCAAAAACACAGTCCCGTActaaagaggaagaaataatggatgaaagaaaaagaagaaaagaggtaaGATGTTAATTACTTCACACACATAAACCCGCAGCCTTCTCTGGCTCGCTCACAGGCCTTCTTAAGCGCCTGTTCCTCAGTATCGGTCCATTTAACGGTCAATTCATCCCACGGTTTGCGGGAGTTGAATTCTTCGCGGAAGGTCTTGTGCATGGCTTGGAGGCGGCTGACTTCGCGAGGGTCTCCGGTGCCGGAGTAGACGAGGAATAACGTgcaaggggggagggattggTAGATTTGGTGGATGTTGGAGACGGTGCGGGAGACGGTGTCGGCGAGGTTCCGAGTGGCTTCTTTCGTGGGGGAGACGGCGGCGGATGTCGGAGTCGTTTCTTCAGGAGGGGGAACGAGCGTCGTCGACTCGTTCGCGTTGTTGGGGTCGGGCATCCGATTGCACCAGCCGCGATAAACTTCGAGTTCGCGCAATCTGGCCCAAGTGAAGTCAACACCGCCTCCGGGAATGGAGGGGTTGCTGTCGTCGCCGTTGACTACCTTGGAAACGCCGTTTACAACGTCGGTGTCGTTGCTGCATCCTATCGATGTAGTCGCCTGCGACCCGAAGCCGCGCTCCGGGTTGCCCCAGTCGACAACAGCTCCGGTGCGGCCTTCGTTGGTAGACGCTTTCCCGGAACGCATGGAGCGTGCCAGACGCTTGAAGATACTCTCGTTCGATGCCTCACTAGTGCCCCAGCGCTCACCCTTTTCGCACTTCTGCTTCACGAGTTCGAGAACAGCGCGCGCATCTTCGATCGAGTCGTGGCCTGTCTGGCCCTTCTGGATTTCTTTTCCGAGATACTTCTGGGTGAGCCATCTCAAACTGCACTTGAGCGGCGGTCCGCGGGGATGGGGGTAGATAAAGGTGGTGTCGACAATAAATGGGTGAGTGAGTTTCAGGGCGTTGAAATCGGAATTCAGGGAGTGGCCGACAATGATGGTACGAGGAGTAAGGAGAGAGAGTAGCTTCTGCTGGATGTCGGCAAGAGTGGTAGTGACGGGATCGAGCAACTCTTTCGTGATACCAGAGAAACGAGTCAAATAATCGATGATAGGTCGCTGGGGTTTCACCAGCTCATCTAGTACAACTTCACCATCCCACCGGACCATGCTGATGCGCGTGAGCTCGGATTGGCCCCCTTCGGTGATACACATCTCGCAATCCAACGCTAGCACATCCCGACCTGCGGTCATGCTGCCTTGCTGGATTTCAGAGTCTGGTACCTGTCCAGCCTCCAAGCTCTCGACGTGAGTATCTACCCACCCATCTTCCTTGGAATGTCCGGCCCGCTTGCGATTCTCCAACAAAGTCGacttttcttgttctgtGGCGAGCAGAGCCGGATGAAGCACATAGTCGTTCTCCCGGAGATCTTCCAGAGAGCTAATGAAAGTGGTGATCGGTGTACGCTGGAAGGCGATACTCTTATCCACCTTGGGAGGTTTTACTCCCTTCGTATTACTATCCTTGCCCTTCGGTAGAGCAGATAGAAGTATGGCTTGAAGTGGAGAGTGGATCTTGTTGTACTTGGAATCACCGGGGGCTTTTACGGGCCAGGCGTGAGGGAACATATCCGCTAGCGGCTGTAGGGGTGCCGGAAGGTCACCGCGCGAAAGAGGGCGAGGATTGAACCGATGTGACCGGTCCTCCAGCGGCAGACCTTGCTTCCAGCGCGCAAAGTCCTCCGCTTTTGTATCCACATCCATCGCCTTGTCCGTACCGGCAGGTTCTTCTGTGTCCTTTTCACTGACGGAGTCCGCATCCAGAGGAAGTGATCCGTCAAACATGCCCAGTTCCAGACCGGGCACCATCAGCACGACAATCTTCCTAACATGACCGGAGTGCTTGACTGAGATCCACTGCGGCGCGACGCCATCAGCAAAGCAGTAGAGTAGCAGACTCTGGAGATCAGCAATTCGGATGGATGACTGCAATTTGCCTTCGACATAGGTAAGAACGGGGTATTTTGTCTTCTCCCCGTCcacgcgcttcttcttcgaagcTCTTTCCTTGGGCATATCATCCTGCGCCTTCCCAGGTTCTTCCGAGTCGATACCGTTCTGAGACTTTGCCTTGCCCGAGTTTAGGAGCGAGAGTGTTTGAGCAACGCCAAAGCTATTCACATCTGAGCTTTTCTTTACCGGATCTTCGTCATCTGAGCATCCAGCCTCTGtgcgcttgcgcttgtttCCTCCCATGATGTTAGGGCGACGACCGGGGCGGCAAAGAACAAATCAAGACAAAATCGGGGGCTCGGAAGGCCTGCTAGCTGCAGAGGAATCGACCAGAATCACCCAATGTGCTTCCGATATCGCAATGCCAACTCAGACAGTCACAAGCAGGTCTAGGCAAGGATGGGGAATTGGCGTCCAGAAGATCGACAAGAGGTCGCGCGACGCAGAATCCCGCCGACTTTTGAGGCACGTGATGATAATCTATCTGGTTACGATACGATACGGATAGCATGCAGGGCTGG includes the following:
- a CDS encoding RNA exonuclease (COG:L;~EggNog:ENOG410PGWF;~InterPro:IPR012337,IPR036397,IPR013520,IPR034922;~PFAM:PF00929;~go_function: GO:0003676 - nucleic acid binding [Evidence IEA]); amino-acid sequence: MGGNKRKRTEAGCSDDEDPVKKSSDVNSFGVAQTLSLLNSGKAKSQNGIDSEEPGKAQDDMPKERASKKKRVDGEKTKYPVLTYVEGKLQSSIRIADLQSLLLYCFADGVAPQWISVKHSGHVRKIVVLMVPGLELGMFDGSLPLDADSVSEKDTEEPAGTDKAMDVDTKAEDFARWKQGLPLEDRSHRFNPRPLSRGDLPAPLQPLADMFPHAWPVKAPGDSKYNKIHSPLQAILLSALPKGKDSNTKGVKPPKVDKSIAFQRTPITTFISSLEDLRENDYVLHPALLATEQEKSTLLENRKRAGHSKEDGWVDTHVESLEAGQVPDSEIQQGSMTAGRDVLALDCEMCITEGGQSELTRISMVRWDGEVVLDELVKPQRPIIDYLTRFSGITKELLDPVTTTLADIQQKLLSLLTPRTIIVGHSLNSDFNALKLTHPFIVDTTFIYPHPRGPPLKCSLRWLTQKYLGKEIQKGQTGHDSIEDARAVLELVKQKCEKGERWGTSEASNESIFKRLARSMRSGKASTNEGRTGAVVDWGNPERGFGSQATTSIGCSNDTDVVNGVSKVVNGDDSNPSIPGGGVDFTWARLRELEVYRGWCNRMPDPNNANESTTLVPPPEETTPTSAAVSPTKEATRNLADTVSRTVSNIHQIYQSLPPCTLFLVYSGTGDPREVSRLQAMHKTFREEFNSRKPWDELTVKWTDTEEQALKKACERAREGCGFMCVKPGSRYRSWWFGSLVTNAFRGFLRKFPML
- a CDS encoding threonine aldolase GLY1 (COG:E;~EggNog:ENOG410PGQW;~InterPro:IPR023603,IPR001597,IPR015424,IPR015421, IPR015422;~PFAM:PF01212;~go_function: GO:0003824 - catalytic activity [Evidence IEA];~go_function: GO:0016829 - lyase activity [Evidence IEA];~go_process: GO:0006520 - cellular amino acid metabolic process [Evidence IEA]) gives rise to the protein MGSLVRYSLRSLFPLRPSLPIPRFAYRSRIAMASVSTASNGSRPSTWQGAGAAEFDLRSDTMTKPTPAMLEAICQTTLLDDVFGEDPVTNDLEAYVAERTQHESALLVMSGTMGNQVAIRTHLKEPPYSVLCDHRSHIICYEAGGVSSLTGATVMPIIPKNGVHLTLEDIKKHAVLSDNIHYCPTKLISLENTLDGLVMPLSEARRITEWAHQNNIKVHLDGARLWEAVVSGAGSLPDYATLFDSVSLCFSKGLGAPIGSIIVGSNEFIKKARWFRKSIGGGVRQAGVISAAARVAVEETFGPDPNGQQGKLLGSHQKAKKVADMWTSRGGKLSHPVETNMVWLDVEGSGLGPDDLAEIGREKGLKLGGSRIVVHYQVSEESLSRLEQVFEAALSKNV
- a CDS encoding uncharacterized protein (COG:S;~EggNog:ENOG410Q2EE), whose translation is MRTVEPVFKDGSLERILCPTPPSRQDRTPVHVGALVPTTSTELDPYNLSMEQQIQHQGLSLDHITSSVSNLHDTMSELKNAFTALRIELNGPGRFTSDMGTPASKDMMIATVLKELRSKADEIERLKLENEALKLKNRYAEEQTLKQAQPPPPPHLYADTTILAEVRSPGLLQGSRKRPWPDSFPSGRTQPIGDSFDEDSSDSIADFSLEDASLPPVKIPLKDSTSMSTTDKTTHEPTPSGSPKLHIESNSQRQQQQQQQTPNHDNDLNNHHDNNSATSHREAIVKRPRLSQSTDKPTTSGRRPGRPPRKSFSQTAKPDITTTTTTTTTTNNQSPKSTPLTEQNGNAHKDSQFDESSPSDTRTTKENRPAHSRSLRSRSRPPSRRQSAAANADSRPLEPEQTAQNGYQNGDDVPDHTEQRQQQQQQPTPPLHTGKENSHGGANGVHKPDSREKRKAQSAARDIMVRLAMQREEAMETEDSR